In the genome of Abyssalbus ytuae, the window GAAACATCTTCATACTATGCTATGAAACATCTTCATACTATGCTATGAAACACTTTCATACTATACTATGAAACACCCTGATGACTATGCTATCGGACACCCTGATGACTATGCTATCGGACACCCTGATACCATGCTATCGGACACCCTGATGACTATGCTATCGGACACCCTGATGACTATGCTATCGGACACCCTGATACCATGCTATCGGACACCCTGATACTATGCTATCAGACACCCTGATACTATGCTATCAGACACCCTGATACCATGCTATCGGACACCCTGATATTATGCTGTCGGACATTCTGATAGCATACTATCGAACAGCCGGGTACCGGAACATTCTTTTTGCAAGGCAGGGAATGTTGCTTTTTAAAGTATCGATTAGTAAAAAAAGATTTTTAAAATTCAATCCGGTAGTTTAAAAGAGGAAGCATTCCCAATTGATGATATTTCCCTACGGTTTGAGTATCGCGGTTATAATAAAGTTCGTATTCGTTTTCCCGGTTTAGTACATTTTGAATATCCAGCGAAATAATATGTGATACTTTAGGCCGGTTTATGCGGTAATAAATGCTTGTATCAACTCTGTAATATTCATCCAGTTCCAGCTTATTACGTTGGTCTTCTATATACATATCTTCTCCGGTAAGGTTTGTTTGTTCTATATCAAACGGGGTCGTTCTTTTGCCCCCGTTTAAAAGTATTTTGGCATTAACTCCCAATAGGTTATTATTAGTTTTTCCTATACTAAATTCTTTTCCGCCTACGGCATTTATGGTATAGTTAAAATTGTAACGGCTGTCATACCACTTACCATTGACTGCTTTGTACTTAGCATCAAATAATGAGGTGGTAATTAAATAATAATACTGCCTGGAGAAAAATTTCTCAAAAGTCAGTTCAATACCATAGTTTTTTCCTGTACTTGTATCGGTAAGTTCCCTGTCTATAAACAGGCCGTTTACAAATGATCCTGTATAGGAGGGGTTGGCATCTACAGCTACATTTTTTAAGTGCTGGTAATAAGCTTCCAGTTTTATGTGCCCGTTTTTAATAATACGCCAGTCGTAGCCTAATACATAATGGGCAGACCGCATTAATTTAAGGTCTTTATTAGGGGTAATAATGTTGCCTTGATCATTTTCAATGGTTACGAAGTATTGTATTAAAGGCATGCGGCGGGAGTGCATGCCAAAACCTGCACTAAGTGTGTGCTTGTTGTTTATTTTGTATTCGGCACCCACCCTGGGTTCTATAACAAAATCGTCGTTAACGGAAAAATGGGTGGTATGGAAACCAAATGTTGCGGACAGTTTTTCATTGAGTTTATATTGAAATTGTGAATAGAATTGATACATATTGCCACTTCCATTTTCGTTGGCTTGTACGGTCTGGTTGTCATTTATGGTTTTGTCGTTGTATACATCATAATTCAATATGCTTACAACCGCTCCTGTTTTAAGGGTAGACCGGGCATTTAACTTATTTGTATAGTTCACATTAAATCGGAAGGCAGTATTTTCAGATTCGATATTGTCTGTTTCCTGTATTAGGTTTGAACTTTGTGATCTTTCTTCATAATAATATTCACCATCATTGCCGGAATAGGATATAACAGCATCCAGTATGTTATTGCTGTTAAAAAAGTGTTTAAAATTGAGTCCGGTCATGTATGTTTTTGAACTGAATTCATCATCTACAATAATGTTTTCTTCCTCTACTTCAGCATCATAGTCATTACTTTCGTTTATACCGCCAATTCCCCAGTACGACAGGCTGGTTTTTGAACTTAACGGAAAATGCAGTTTTAAGGAAAGATCCTGAAAAACAGGAACCCCGTCACCATCACTTATATCAATAATTTTATCTAAGAGTGCCAGGGTAGAGTAGCGGTAATTCACCAAAAAGGACCCGTTATAGTTTTTACTGAAAGGGCCTTCTATAGCCAGATCGGTACCCAGGACCCCAAACTGAAATGCGAATTCTTTTTTTTCATTGTTACCGTTTCTAAGGCGTATATCAAAAACCCCGGATGTTGCATTGCCATATTCTGCAGGGAAAGCTCCTGTAAAAAAATCGGATTTTGCCAGCATATTGGTACTAATAAGGCTGACCGCACCGGGATATAAGCCATCATCTGAAAAGTGATTGGGTTCGGGCACTTCTATACCTTCTATTTTCCATAAAAGCTGATTGGCACTGTTTCCCCTTATTATTATTTCGTTGGTACCGTCGTCAGAGTTTGTAACCCCGGGAAAGGATAATGCCATTCGTCCCGGGTCGCTCACACTCACAGGAAATCTTTTGGTTTCTTCCACACTAAAAGAACGTGCACTAACAGTGGCCAGCTTGTTTAAAGGCCTGGTATTGTCGGTGGGAGCTGTTACTATTACTTCATTAAGTTGCTGTAGTGACTCTTCCAGTTGTATGGTTAAGTTTACTTCTTTGGCTGAGCCTACAAGTATTTCTGAAATAATTCTTTCTTTATATCCTAAATAATTGACCAGAAAAGATTGCCTGCCAATGGGAACATTTTC includes:
- a CDS encoding TonB-dependent receptor → MKRILFLTVFLASLCLNAQTLTQTVKGKILDITTGAPLMGATVTLLNASPAQGTATDENGIFKLENVPIGRQSFLVNYLGYKERIISEILVGSAKEVNLTIQLEESLQQLNEVIVTAPTDNTRPLNKLATVSARSFSVEETKRFPVSVSDPGRMALSFPGVTNSDDGTNEIIIRGNSANQLLWKIEGIEVPEPNHFSDDGLYPGAVSLISTNMLAKSDFFTGAFPAEYGNATSGVFDIRLRNGNNEKKEFAFQFGVLGTDLAIEGPFSKNYNGSFLVNYRYSTLALLDKIIDISDGDGVPVFQDLSLKLHFPLSSKTSLSYWGIGGINESNDYDAEVEEENIIVDDEFSSKTYMTGLNFKHFFNSNNILDAVISYSGNDGEYYYEERSQSSNLIQETDNIESENTAFRFNVNYTNKLNARSTLKTGAVVSILNYDVYNDKTINDNQTVQANENGSGNMYQFYSQFQYKLNEKLSATFGFHTTHFSVNDDFVIEPRVGAEYKINNKHTLSAGFGMHSRRMPLIQYFVTIENDQGNIITPNKDLKLMRSAHYVLGYDWRIIKNGHIKLEAYYQHLKNVAVDANPSYTGSFVNGLFIDRELTDTSTGKNYGIELTFEKFFSRQYYYLITTSLFDAKYKAVNGKWYDSRYNFNYTINAVGGKEFSIGKTNNNLLGVNAKILLNGGKRTTPFDIEQTNLTGEDMYIEDQRNKLELDEYYRVDTSIYYRINRPKVSHIISLDIQNVLNRENEYELYYNRDTQTVGKYHQLGMLPLLNYRIEF